In Caldilineales bacterium, one DNA window encodes the following:
- a CDS encoding 4a-hydroxytetrahydrobiopterin dehydratase: MNLSDLHCTGYDATARGLTADEIADLLAQLPAWSLVQETTPRLERVFGFDTFLQALDFANKVGAMAEAEGHHPALLVEWGRVRVQWWTHFVGGLHLNDFIAAAHTDRLYAG, encoded by the coding sequence ATGAATCTCTCTGACCTGCACTGCACCGGCTACGACGCGACTGCCCGCGGCCTGACCGCGGACGAGATCGCCGATCTGCTTGCCCAACTTCCTGCCTGGAGCCTCGTCCAGGAAACAACACCCCGCCTGGAACGCGTCTTCGGCTTCGACACCTTTCTGCAGGCGCTCGACTTCGCCAACAAGGTGGGGGCCATGGCCGAGGCCGAAGGACATCACCCGGCCTTGTTGGTCGAGTGGGGCCGGGTGCGCGTGCAGTGGTGGACGCACTTCGTCGGCGGGCTGCATCTCAACGACTTCATCGCCGCCGCCCACACCGACCGGCTGTACGCCGGCTGA
- a CDS encoding SDR family oxidoreductase, whose translation MSNLTDRVVIVTGASTGIGRETAIAFRRAGARVVLAARSTAELEQLASELGGPDFALPVTFDVSDPEQCQVLVDRTAEHFGRIDVLVNNAGMLVSGKCEYWQAGDLERQFAVNVFGVVYCIQAALPYLKESRGVIVNVSSVAGFVGTPTSGAYSASKAALNNLGQSLRAELHRYGIAVCTVCPYFTAGAQLSKKGVIRGGSLHKPGRRRAPGTQSLEEVAAAIVRAAERRPRLVVLGWAGRAVWRLQRFSPWLVDAVLVRAMRR comes from the coding sequence ATGTCCAACCTGACCGATCGCGTCGTCATCGTCACCGGCGCTTCCACCGGCATCGGCCGCGAGACGGCCATCGCCTTTCGCCGGGCCGGCGCCCGGGTGGTGTTAGCCGCCCGTAGCACGGCCGAACTCGAGCAACTGGCGTCTGAGTTGGGCGGGCCTGACTTCGCCCTCCCGGTCACATTCGATGTCAGCGACCCCGAACAGTGCCAGGTGTTGGTCGACCGCACGGCCGAGCACTTTGGCCGCATCGATGTGCTGGTGAACAACGCTGGTATGCTGGTCTCGGGTAAGTGCGAATATTGGCAAGCCGGCGATCTCGAACGGCAATTCGCCGTCAATGTCTTCGGCGTCGTCTACTGCATCCAGGCGGCGCTGCCCTACCTGAAAGAGAGCCGGGGCGTCATCGTCAACGTCTCTTCGGTGGCGGGCTTCGTCGGCACCCCCACCAGCGGCGCCTACAGCGCCTCGAAGGCGGCGCTGAACAACCTGGGCCAGAGTCTGCGGGCCGAACTGCACCGCTACGGCATCGCCGTCTGCACCGTCTGCCCCTACTTCACGGCTGGGGCGCAGCTCTCCAAGAAAGGCGTCATCCGCGGGGGCAGCCTGCACAAGCCCGGTCGCCGCCGCGCCCCTGGCACACAATCGCTGGAAGAAGTGGCCGCAGCCATTGTGCGCGCGGCCGAGCGACGCCCGCGGCTGGTGGTGTTGGGGTGGGCGGGCCGGGCGGTGTGGCGTCTCCAGCGTTTCAGCCCCTGGCTGGTGGATGCCGTTCTGGTGCGAGCGATGCGTCGCTGA